The genomic window GGTGCCCTCGTGCTGTTAGTATTCGGCTTCGTCGACGCGACGGAGGTACAGTCGTTCACGATCGACCTACTGGCGATCACCGTCCGCTTCGTCTTCCTCGAGGCGCTGTCGGCCGCCGCGGTCTTCACGTTCTTCGTCGGCCTGACCGGCCTGCTGCTGGTTCGGGAGGTGTGGTCCTCGCGCGACGACCTCGAGCGGGTCACCGACGGCCCGAAACTGACGGCGATCGTCCCGGTCTACCGCGATCACGAGGTGATGGCCGAGAGCGTCGAGAGCCTCTGTGAGAGCCCCTACGAGAACCTCGAGGTCGCGATCGTCGCCGAACCGAACGACGAGGTGACGCTCGCGCGGGCTCGAGAACTCGCGGCCGAACGCGACCGCGTGACGTGTCTGATAAACGGCGAACCGGGATCGAAAGCGGGCGCGATCAACGACGCGGTCCGCGAGAGCGACGCCGACCGTTTCGCGGTCTTCGACGCCGACGAGTGGATCGCCCCCGAGTTCGTCCCGACAGCGGTGGGCGAACTCCGCGACGGCGCGGACGTCTTTCAGGGCCGGCGCGTCCCGCGGCCGACCGGCGTCGTCGAGACGGTCGCCTACTGCGAGCGGGTCGTCTTCCACGCCAGCTACAAGCTGGTCGAACTGGCCGGCTTCACGAACTGCCGCAGTTCCTCGACGGCGTTTACCCGCGAGGCCATCGAGCGCGTCGGCGGCTACGACGACGTGCTCACCGAGGACCTCGACTTCGCTCACGCCTGCTACCGCGAGGGCCTCGAGGTCAGACAGGCCCGCCAGTGTACCAACACGATGGAGGCACCACACACCTGGAGCGACCTCTGGGGCCAGCGCAAGCGCTGGCGCGTCGGCCAGGTCGAGGTGCTCCACGCCACCCTCGTCGACCTCCTGCGCGGTC from Haloterrigena sp. KLK7 includes these protein-coding regions:
- a CDS encoding glycosyltransferase family 2 protein — encoded protein: MRSTASRFAEYLGTGGGALVLLVFGFVDATEVQSFTIDLLAITVRFVFLEALSAAAVFTFFVGLTGLLLVREVWSSRDDLERVTDGPKLTAIVPVYRDHEVMAESVESLCESPYENLEVAIVAEPNDEVTLARARELAAERDRVTCLINGEPGSKAGAINDAVRESDADRFAVFDADEWIAPEFVPTAVGELRDGADVFQGRRVPRPTGVVETVAYCERVVFHASYKLVELAGFTNCRSSSTAFTREAIERVGGYDDVLTEDLDFAHACYREGLEVRQARQCTNTMEAPHTWSDLWGQRKRWRVGQVEVLHATLVDLLRGRVGHRGAVSIGRMCSSLFGSLFTLALVSKLLFLLVLDVESAVLLPSAALVATIGLVAVRDHRDGRIDGLSWSVALAPLCYPAFGVLTLRSVLAYGLSWDGSWYHVEKTGS